One stretch of Armigeres subalbatus isolate Guangzhou_Male chromosome 2, GZ_Asu_2, whole genome shotgun sequence DNA includes these proteins:
- the LOC134217482 gene encoding uncharacterized protein LOC134217482, which translates to MGLNFDQINARLRKNLQQLSRYQDPAERLRLLKRYLSHFVKFVQAGRHFEATFGEHVRLVVLFLNDRRDKPLELDTLGTIVKTLCIICTITAISHQTVMIALHGLLDIFERISSKETLTVIEFCGNHFNKLIVQFKRFGYFKIQRQLVELVYITSLSVNKSNDRKNFVLKLGRSIGGSWEEVLSWKSIAVQKEVRLFINNLQDRYPLFSAYSVPVEDCQIGEYRFEQPNDSNGMWLDVNFKPATIRFAGCIKLVRGNDKSLDLIVGLEIDHRSVSKIDWKTENGKHFLLIEYKKITVEPDVLKVEPTGTFIVSVVSSFDCDYLINEVIPEVRMKAISKDDSEPLNTTNIDGLLNISLLESNASEPAKSHYSDQSPRLRDNRDAIEQHRNMRCQMLDTTSSVGSNKENIKPRVPTSDVRVVVQDVQRLRVFETLQQDCRQETNKRETKRSPLKKHKSDENRRDSQSNDGKKRKLFDKQSMSDILNESADSQIQRNKYVEKKLVNTVKPIQTLDVKPINLIPSQEKHLQNTDVLNESSGTDVMSSHEFEQSLEAYKKKYGIFGKAQKVLDKKLESNIRKINEMVERSTKRFFKRDQTADNPYDFIDSESNQKSTKKKTSRKANNNVSKRKPKKNDENFSSKVSKNVTNQSIRNMNSKSVKKDKNLTPPKPTIPHEPRLSLPRSKKPTKFIDFASESENETGNTFQNLNISHIAVDEQLNPMVPTRRPMFAKSTPHAVAKNKKRPLNQTFGVDVLQKTDDQISAKKQRVPLMEVEAEHEKSSTFIRRDYKKHHLPEALVKKVGAFIERDADKALSPQQSFTASSNQSDVTKISLEVPKPQSPSVKNISLTKEMILQYQPSMSDSSIPESLEVNPSPSNPVPDQNKAELLAEPTVSNFDMNYAKHRYTLKKFISNNGQTFVAEQESRAYFDTKPQNNGNESILTDDIRVGCDTAVPPSLQDDWNENGGVIMIDITTSSRRYPITTKPEPSKMIPNTPKPGKNQNARCSETYLTRNEVAANGTIAQETFLPSSILFNDTASGPTMVQQFSTKIHQEFNPSLSELQTQVEKLNDMMKSFEPDLSNFNNKEIDQKCKEVLELENKLDVLHIELAKLCEVSLERYRQATVTGNKLARFAESKGNYFKERVQQARQEIPGIVDECVKSVWNQHIRGRLDQVQSMLTKMLM; encoded by the exons TTATTCCTAAATGATCGCCGGGATAAACCCTTGGAACTTGACACACTTGGAACGATTGTGAAAACCCTCTGCATTATTTGTACCATCACAGCGATCTCACACCAAACAGTGATGATTGCTCTTCACGGTTTGCTGGATATTTTTGAGCGAATCTCCAGTAAGGAAACTCTGACCGTTATCGAATTTTGCGGAAATCATTT CAATAAATTAATTGTGCAGTTTAAGCGATTCGGATATTTTAAGATCCAGCGGCAGCTTGTGGAATTGGTCTACATTACATCACTGTCCGTAAATAAATCAAACGACCGCAAGAACTTTGTTCTCAAGTTGGGAAGATCAATAGGTGGTAGCTGGGAAGAGGTCTTGAGTTGGAAGTCCATTGCTGTCCAGAAG GAAGTACGACTTTTTATCAATAATTTGCAAGACAGATATCCCTTGTTCTCAGCTTATTCCGTCCCCGTTGAAGATTGTCAAATTGGAGAATACAGGTTCGAGCAGCCAAATGACTCAAATGGAATGTGGTTGGATGTTAATTTTAAACCGGCCACAATCCGGTTTGCGGGTTGCATCAAACTTGTCAGAGGAAACGATAAAAGTTTGGATCTGATTGTGGGCCTTGAGATCGACCATCGAAGTGTATCCAAAATTGACTGGAAGACAGA AAATGGTAAACATTTTCTCTTAATAGAGTATAAAAAAATCACAGTCGAGCCTGATGTGCTAAAGGTTGAACCAACAGGAACATTCATCGTTAGCGTTGTGTCTTCCTTCGATTGTGATTATTTAATAAATGAAGTTATACCCGAGGTTCGAATGAAAGCGATTAGTAAAGATGATTCCGAACCATTAAATACTACAAATATAGATGGGCTTCTAAATATTTCACTTTTGGAATCAAATGCATCAGAACCCGCTAAAAGTCATTACTCCGATCAATCTCCACGTCTGCGTGACAATCGCGACGCAATTGAGCAGCACCGGAACATGCGCTGTCAAATGCTGGACACTACAAGCTCTGTAGGGAGCAACAAGGAAAATATAAAGCCCCGTGTTCCGACGTCAGATGTTCGTGTTGTTGTGCAAGATGTCCAACGATTGCGAGTATTTGAAACTCTTCAACAGGACTGTCGACAAGAAACAAATAAACGAGAAACAAAACGAAGCCCCTTGAAGAAACATAAGAGTGACGAGAACCGTCGCGATTCCCAATCGAACGATGGGAAGAAGAGGAAATTATTTGATAAGCAATCGATGTCAGATATTTTGAACGAAAGTGCCGATTCGCAGATACAGCGCAACAAATATGTCGAAAAAAAGTTGGTCAATACAGTCAAACCGATCCAAACGTTAGATgtaaagccaattaatttaatacCATCTCAGGAAAAGCACCTGCAGAACACGGATGTATTGAATGAGTCCTCCGGTACTGATGTGATGTCCAGTCATGAATTTGAGCAGTCTCTTGAGGCGTACAAGAAGAAATATGGAATTTTTGGCAAAGCTCAAAAAGTTTTAGACAAGAAACTTGAAAGCAATATACGTAAGATTAATGAGATGGTCGAACGTTCGACGAAAAGATTCTTCAAGCGTGATCAGACGGCGGACAATCCATACGATTTCATTGACTCGGAGAGCAATCAAAAATCTACGAAAAAGAAGACTTCTCGAAAAGCAAATAACAATGTCAGTAAAAGAAAACCAAAGAAAAACGATGAGAATTTTTCCTCAAAAGTATCGAAGAACGTTACcaatcaatcgattcgcaatATGAATTCTAAGAGTGTGAAAAAGGACAAAAATCTTACGCCTCCGAAACCAACAATCCCCCACGAACCACGATTGTCGCTTCCTCGCTCAAAGAAACCTACAAAGTTTATAGATTTTGCGTCTGAATCCGAAAACGAAACCGGCAATACGTTTCAAAACTTGAACATCTCCCACATTGCTGTGGACGAGCAGCTGAACCCTATGGTTCCGACTCGCAGGCCAATGTTTGCCAAATCGACACCCCATGCAGTTGCGAAAAACAAGAAGCGCCCATTGAATCAAACATTCGGGGTTGATGTGTTACAAAAAACAGATGATCAAATATCTGCCAAGAAGCAGCGTGTTCCGCTTATGGAAGTTGAGGCAGAGCATGAAAAAAGCTCAACATTCATCCGACGTGATTACAAAAAGCATCATCTTCCTGAGGCACTCGTGAAGAAAGTTGGTGCTTTTATCGAACGTGATGCAGATAAAG CTTTATCACCCCAACAATCGTTCACTGCAAGTTCAAACCAAAGTGatgttacaaaaatttcgctcgAGGTGCCAAAACCTCAAAGCCCATCCGTGAAAAATATCTCCTTGACAAAAGAAATGATTCTTCAATATCAACCCAGCATGAGCGATTCATCTATTCCGGAATCTCTTGAGGTCAACCCAAGTCCATCAAACCCGGTTCCGGATCAAAACAAAGCCGAACTTTTGGCTGAACCCACCGTTTCGAATTTCGATATGAACTACGCCAAACACCGGTACACCCTGAAGAAGTTCATTTCAAACAATGGTCAAACATTTGTCGCTGAGCAAGAATCTCGTGCGTATTTTGATACCAAACCGCAAAATAATGGCAACGAGAGCATCCTCACTGACGACATCCGTGTTGGTTGCGACACTGCGGTTCCTCCGTCATTGCAAGATGATTGGAATGAAAATGGTGGTGTCATAATGATCGATATAACTACATCCTCGAGACGCTACCCAATCACTACTAAGCCAGAACCGTCTAAAATGATTCCGAACACGCCAAAACCTGGAAAAAATCAGAACGCACGGTGTAGCGAAACATATTTAACACGTAATGAAGTTGCAGCCAATGGGACTATAGCACAGGAAACCTTCCTACCATCCAGCATATTGTTTAACGATACAGCTTCGGGCCCAACGATGGTACAGCAATTCAGCACTAAGATTCACCAGGAGTTCAATCCGTCACTGAGCGAGTTGCAAACTCAAGTGGAAAAGCTAAACGACATGATGAAGTCATTTGAACCTGACCTATCGAATTTTAACAATAAGGAAATTGATCAAAAATGTAAGGAAGTCCTAGAGCTAGAGAACAAGTTAGATGTACTGCACATTGAGCTGGCTAAACTATGTGAAGTGTCTTTGGAGAG GTACAGACAGGCCACCGTAACTGGTAATAAACTGGCACGGTTTGCCGAATCCAAGGGTAATTATTTCAAGGAACGGGTCCAACAGGCCCGTCAGGAAATTCCAGGCATCGTGGATGAGTGCGTGAAGAGCGTGTGGAATCAGCATATTCGAGGTCGGCTCGATCAAGTGCAATCAATGTTGACAAAGATGCTGATGTGA